In a single window of the Candidatus Zymogenaceae bacterium genome:
- a CDS encoding ComF family protein, which produces MCGRPFFAADDRDRLCGGCILSPPPFDVARSLGAYGDVLLSVIQLFKYHRRFHLADTLVRLMTDTSYPGLSPDEFDIIVPVPLHRRRLRERGYNQSLLLARGLGKIWGMRVDGRGLVRTRWTEPQVNLTPTERERNVRGAFTVRGREGGGRRGRSLYEGASVLLVDDVYTTGATVRECARVLIDSGARRVGVLTAARVVVK; this is translated from the coding sequence ATGTGCGGCAGGCCTTTTTTCGCGGCGGACGATCGGGATCGATTGTGCGGCGGCTGCATCTTGTCGCCTCCCCCCTTTGATGTCGCCCGGTCGCTGGGGGCCTACGGAGATGTGCTGTTGTCGGTTATTCAACTCTTCAAATATCACCGGCGCTTTCACCTGGCCGACACCCTGGTGCGGCTCATGACGGACACATCGTACCCCGGCCTTTCCCCCGACGAGTTCGATATCATCGTGCCGGTGCCGCTGCACAGGCGAAGACTTCGGGAGCGGGGATACAATCAATCGCTCCTTTTGGCCCGGGGGCTTGGGAAGATCTGGGGGATGCGTGTGGACGGGAGGGGGCTTGTACGAACCCGCTGGACGGAACCCCAGGTAAATCTGACCCCCACGGAAAGGGAGAGAAACGTCCGGGGGGCGTTTACCGTGCGCGGGCGTGAGGGGGGCGGACGTCGTGGACGCTCCTTGTATGAAGGGGCGTCGGTCCTGTTGGTGGACGACGTCTATACCACGGGCGCCACCGTACGGGAGTGCGCCCGGGTACTGATCGATTCCGGGGCGCGGCGGGTGGGGGTGCTGACTGCGGCGCGGGTCGTGGTGAAGTGA
- a CDS encoding glycosyltransferase family 9 protein, with the protein MQREKTLKDPEKSKTGDTRILVVRLSAIGDVIRTLPAVSLIRERLPGAHIAWVTEEGPSGALANRDDLDEVIIFPPRIKELAKNPLFLPLLVKEFLAFMKGIRARRYDAVLDFHGLFKSGIISLFSGAPERYGYARPFTKEMNFLCNNNRTALSREKLSRVRRNLALARFFLGEADDGTIPVVYLQSSDEEKREVDKIEAEAFSGRRPRIIVHPGTSPRTPYKRWPAERFALAADILVRKTGGEVLVTYGPGEEETARRVVGAMKEGGALLSRMLTLTGLSELFRRADVCIGGDTGPMHVASFSATPVVVVFGPTDRTENEPYPITPYRIVYCETDCAPCRKRTCTDGACFAGVTPQMAADAVMELLGDGRADAAGGSP; encoded by the coding sequence GTGCAAAGAGAAAAGACGCTGAAAGACCCAGAAAAAAGCAAGACGGGAGATACCAGGATACTGGTGGTGCGTCTTTCCGCCATCGGAGACGTCATTCGCACCCTTCCCGCCGTCTCCCTCATCAGGGAGAGGCTCCCCGGCGCCCATATCGCCTGGGTGACGGAAGAGGGCCCCTCAGGCGCCCTGGCCAATCGGGATGACCTGGACGAGGTCATCATCTTTCCGCCGCGCATCAAGGAGCTTGCAAAAAACCCCCTTTTTTTACCGTTATTGGTGAAGGAGTTTCTCGCATTTATGAAGGGGATACGCGCCCGGCGATACGATGCGGTGCTGGATTTTCACGGCCTGTTCAAAAGCGGGATCATCTCGTTGTTTTCGGGAGCTCCCGAGCGATACGGATATGCGCGGCCCTTCACGAAGGAGATGAATTTTCTGTGCAACAACAACAGGACGGCGCTTTCCAGGGAAAAGCTTTCCCGGGTGCGCCGAAACCTGGCGCTTGCCCGCTTCTTTTTGGGTGAGGCGGACGATGGCACCATCCCCGTGGTGTATCTGCAAAGCTCCGACGAGGAGAAGCGGGAGGTGGACAAGATCGAGGCGGAGGCGTTCTCCGGCAGGAGGCCCCGCATCATCGTCCACCCGGGGACGTCCCCCCGAACGCCCTACAAGCGGTGGCCGGCGGAGCGGTTCGCACTGGCTGCGGATATCCTCGTACGGAAGACCGGGGGCGAGGTGCTGGTGACCTACGGCCCCGGCGAGGAAGAGACCGCGAGGCGGGTCGTCGGCGCCATGAAGGAGGGGGGGGCGCTGCTCTCCCGCATGCTGACCCTCACGGGGCTTTCGGAGTTGTTTCGCCGGGCGGATGTCTGTATCGGCGGGGATACCGGCCCCATGCACGTGGCGTCCTTTTCGGCGACGCCGGTGGTCGTCGTCTTCGGCCCCACGGACCGGACGGAGAACGAGCCGTATCCGATCACCCCGTATCGAATCGTCTATTGTGAGACCGACTGCGCCCCGTGCCGAAAGAGAACCTGCACCGACGGCGCCTGTTTCGCCGGAGTCACGCCGCAGATGGCGGCTGACGCCGTGATGGAGCTCCTCGGCGATGGGCGGGCGG